A window of Methylobacterium bullatum genomic DNA:
CTGGGTCGCCTCACGCGCGCCATCGGGCGACCCGCGGTCATCCTTCACCACGATCTGCAGGTCGGGCTTCTGGAAATCCTCGACGGCGAGTTCTGCGGCGTTGCGCAGAGCCGCGCCAACCGCCGAACCGGGACCGGAGAGGGGCAGGATGAGGGCGATCTTCACCGAGCCCGTGCCGATCTTCGTCGAGCCCGGAGACGTCGCCTGCGGATCGCCCGCGGCGGCCAGATCCGGGTTAGGTGCGGCTTTCGTGGCGCGCGGGCCGCCATCGGGGCCGCCGATGCAGCCGCCAAGCCCTCCGACGAGCATGAGGAACGCCGCCGCCCTTGCCCAACCGACCGTGGCGGGACCGTGGCCCCTTGCAAGGCTTTTCCCCATTGCACGGTACTCCCCGTCGCTAATCTGCATCGCATGCCCGATCAGCGCACGGTTAAAGCCTGGACGACAAAAGTAAATGTGCCGACACCCCCGGCGCGGGCATTCCTCCTGCCCGTCTCCCCGTGGCAAAGTCCGCCTCATGACTCAGAGAATCGACAATCGGACGCGCCGCTCCAGGGCAGTCCACGATCCGGCCAAGCCCGTCTCCACATTCACCGCTTTCGGCCTTGCGGCGGAGGCCGAACCGCTCGACCCCGGACTGCACGTGGTGGCGACCCCGATCGGCAACCTCAAGGACGTCTCGTTCCGTGCGCTGGCGACTTTGGCGGCGGCCGATACCGTGCTCGCCGAAGACACCCGCGTCACCCGCACCCTCCTGATGCATTACGGCATCACGACGCCGCTGGTCGCCTACCACGAGCATTCGAACGCGGCGGTGCGTGAGCGTATGATCGCACGGATGCAGAATGGCGAAGCCTTGGCCCTGGTCTCGGATGCCGGAACGCCGTTGGTCTCCGACCCCGGTTTCAAGCTTGTTCAGGCTGCGATCGAGGCGGGCATTGCGGTGACGCCTATCCCCGGTCCATCCGCGGTGATGACCGCCATCGTCGCGGCGGGCCTGCCCACCGACCGTTTCTTTTTCGAAGGCTTCCTGCCGCAGAAATCCGGTGCCCGGCGCAATCGCCTTGCGGCGCTCGGGCAGATCCCCGGAACGCTGGTCCTGTTCGAATCCCCCCACCGCCTGCCAGAAATGCTGGTGGATGCCGCCGCGATCCTCGGAGGGAGCCGGCCCGCGGCGGTCGCCCGCGAGCTCACCAAGCTCTACGAGACGATCCGGCGCGGCACCCTCGCAACCCTGGCCGAGACCTTCACCGAGGAGGGGGCTCCCAAGGGTGAGGTTGTGGTGGTGATCGGGACCAACCCGGAAGAACCGCCGGAGGAGGAGGTCGAGGCCGGTCTCGATGCGGCGATCGAAGCGGCGCTGTCCCGCCACTCGATCAAGGACGCCGCCGCCCTCGTGGCCGATGCCACCGGCCAGCCCCGTCGCGTGGTCTATGCCCGTGCCCTCGTCCTCGCCCGGCGCACCGATGCCGACGTCTAAGCTTGTCGACGCGAAAGCGCGGCGGCGCGCCACCTACCTGCGCGGCCATTCGGGCGAGACCCTCGCCCTCCTCTCTATGATGATGAAGGGGTATCGCCCGCTCGCCCGGCGCTTCAGCGCGAGCGGTGGGGAGATCGATCTGATCTTGCGCCGGGGCGACACGATCGCTTTCGTGGAGGTGAAGGCGAGGGCCACCCTCGACGCGGCCCGGACCGCCATCGATGCGAAGAAGCGCGCCCGTTTTTCGCGCGCGGTGCGTGCTTGGATGGCGCGCAATCCGCGCTATGGCGCCTTGACCTTGCGCGCGGATGCCGTCTTCGTGGCACCACGCACCTGGCCGCGCCACCTGCCCGATGCTTTCGCGATCGAGGGCATGTGAGGCGGCGCGACGGCCGTTCCGCACATCGGAGGCCGCCGCCTACTTCCTCGCTGCAGCGAGGGCGGCGATCAGCGTGCGCTTGAGATCGGCCTGGCTGAACGGCTTCTGGACCACAGGGCGGTCGCGGAAGGGCTCGCGGATTCCCGCGCCGCCATACCCCGTCGAGAACACGATGGGCAGGTTGCGCTCCGTGATCGCCTCGGCCACCGGATAGATGGGTTCGCCAGCGACGTTCACATCGAGGATGGCGACCTCGAAGGTCTCGCTCCGTGCCATTTCCAAGGCCGTCGCGAGACGAGCCGCGGGCCCGACGACGGTGCACCCGAAATCGAGGAGCATGTCTTCGAGCAGCATGGAAATGGCGGCTTCGTCCTCCACCACCAGAACCCTGGCGCCGTCGAGGAGAGTGTCGTTCTGTTCAGCACTCACGCTGGGGATTCTTCCCTTCGATTCGTTCCGGCCTGGAACGGTGCCGTCATCCGGAGCCTTACAGGCTTGCCATCCGTGAGGTTGGCGAGAATGACGTTTAGCGCCTGCGGCAACGGTCGAGCCGTCGCCCGTTCCGCTTGGCGTGTCAAGGCGCAGGAAGTGGCCGCGGAGGTTCAGGATCGGGTTAATGTTATCGGACGATACATTTTCACGCAGATCGGCGGGACCTGTGGCGCCCGGAGCGACGAACCGGCGCGGCGCGCTGGCGTTTCTGGCCACCTGGGCCGTCGCGGCGGGTAAGCCGGCGCGGGCCGAGCGACCCCTCGTCGTGGCCTCGAAGAGCGACACCGAAGGCGCGCTCACGGGGGCGATGATCGCCCTCGTGCTGGAGCATCTCGGCGTGCCGGTGGTCCGCAAGCTGGGGCTCGGCCCCACCCTCATCGTCCGTGAGGCCCTCCTCTCCGGGGAGGTCGACATCTACCCGGAATACACCGGCAACGGCGCCTTCTTCACCGGCACCGAGACCGATCCCGCCTGGAAGATTCCGCAGGAGGCCTACGAGACCATCCGGCGCAAGGATGCCGAACGGGGGCTGGTCTGGCTCGCCAGGGCGCCCGCCAACAACACTTGGCTCATTGCCCTCAACGGGGAATTCGCACGGGCGCGGCATCTGGCCACGATGGCGGATTTCGCCAGGGCCGCGAATGACGGCCTCATCCTGCTTGCGGCCTCCACCGAGTTCGTGGAGAGCCCGGCGGCGCTGCCGTCCTTCGAGGCGGCCTACGGGTTCAGCCTGCCCCTCGACCGCATCGTCAGCCTGCCCGGCGGCGATACGGCGGTGACGGCCCGGGCCGCGGCGCAGCGGATCAGCGGGGTTAATGCGGGCATGGTCTACGGCACCGACGGCGCGCTCGCCGCCCTCGACCTCGTGGTCATGAGCGATCCCAAAGCGGCCCAGATCGTCTATGAGGTCGCGCCGGTGATCCGCGCCTCCGCGCTGGAGCGCTACCCAGCCATCAGTCCGGCCCTGGCGCGGGTCTTCGCCGGGCTCGATGCACCGACCCTGCGCGGCCTCAACGGCCGAATCACCGTGGACGGCGAGGTCGCGGATCGGGTCGCCCGGCGCTACCTCAACGAGCGCGGGCTGATCGGGTGAGAGCGTCATCGCCACCCCCCTTCATGCGCC
This region includes:
- the yehZ gene encoding Glycine betaine-binding protein YehZ; protein product: MLSDDTFSRRSAGPVAPGATNRRGALAFLATWAVAAGKPARAERPLVVASKSDTEGALTGAMIALVLEHLGVPVVRKLGLGPTLIVREALLSGEVDIYPEYTGNGAFFTGTETDPAWKIPQEAYETIRRKDAERGLVWLARAPANNTWLIALNGEFARARHLATMADFARAANDGLILLAASTEFVESPAALPSFEAAYGFSLPLDRIVSLPGGDTAVTARAAAQRISGVNAGMVYGTDGALAALDLVVMSDPKAAQIVYEVAPVIRASALERYPAISPALARVFAGLDAPTLRGLNGRITVDGEVADRVARRYLNERGLIG
- the pdtaR_2 gene encoding putative transcriptional regulatory protein pdtaR, giving the protein MSAEQNDTLLDGARVLVVEDEAAISMLLEDMLLDFGCTVVGPAARLATALEMARSETFEVAILDVNVAGEPIYPVAEAITERNLPIVFSTGYGGAGIREPFRDRPVVQKPFSQADLKRTLIAALAAARK
- the rsmI gene encoding Ribosomal RNA small subunit methyltransferase I translates to MTQRIDNRTRRSRAVHDPAKPVSTFTAFGLAAEAEPLDPGLHVVATPIGNLKDVSFRALATLAAADTVLAEDTRVTRTLLMHYGITTPLVAYHEHSNAAVRERMIARMQNGEALALVSDAGTPLVSDPGFKLVQAAIEAGIAVTPIPGPSAVMTAIVAAGLPTDRFFFEGFLPQKSGARRNRLAALGQIPGTLVLFESPHRLPEMLVDAAAILGGSRPAAVARELTKLYETIRRGTLATLAETFTEEGAPKGEVVVVIGTNPEEPPEEEVEAGLDAAIEAALSRHSIKDAAALVADATGQPRRVVYARALVLARRTDADV